A window of Brachybacterium fresconis contains these coding sequences:
- a CDS encoding ABC transporter permease, with product MTAQATRGRPSRGSASLRHRLADRGIDAQLLMMVPAIVFILALFVYPFAYGFGLTLQPTEETVERWGGGIFANYLRFFGDAFTFESVWLTARLAIPAALLNVLVSIPLAIKLQHRFRGKRLLSTLLVLPITLGTVLTAQGLLIFAGRQGWLNQALINLGILDTPLELVHNYIGVLLSLIISGFPFAFLLISSYLSGIDPSLDRAARSLGAGWAQRFTKITLPLLAPGLATTFILTFVLAFSVFPSATLVGDPSGSTRVLAVVAYRFFGEQFDYPMASTVAIMMGLAELIVVAIVLFARSFLYKGSTGGKG from the coding sequence ATGACCGCTCAGGCGACGCGGGGCAGGCCCTCGCGGGGCAGTGCGAGCCTGCGCCATCGGCTGGCGGACCGCGGGATCGATGCGCAGCTGCTGATGATGGTCCCGGCGATCGTGTTCATCCTCGCGCTGTTCGTCTACCCCTTCGCCTACGGCTTCGGGCTCACGCTGCAGCCCACCGAGGAGACGGTCGAGCGCTGGGGCGGCGGAATCTTCGCCAACTACCTGCGGTTCTTCGGGGACGCTTTCACGTTCGAGTCCGTCTGGCTGACCGCACGCCTGGCGATCCCGGCGGCGCTGCTGAACGTGCTCGTCTCGATCCCGCTGGCGATCAAGCTCCAGCACCGGTTCCGCGGCAAGCGTCTGCTCTCGACGCTGCTGGTGCTGCCGATCACCCTGGGCACCGTGCTGACCGCCCAGGGTCTGCTGATCTTCGCCGGCCGCCAGGGCTGGCTGAACCAGGCCCTGATCAATCTCGGGATCCTGGACACACCGCTGGAGCTGGTGCACAACTACATCGGCGTGCTGCTGTCGTTGATCATCTCCGGGTTCCCCTTCGCGTTCCTGCTGATCTCGTCCTATCTCTCCGGGATCGACCCCTCGCTGGACCGGGCCGCCCGCTCGCTCGGCGCCGGATGGGCCCAGCGGTTCACGAAGATCACCCTGCCGCTGCTGGCCCCGGGGCTGGCGACCACGTTCATCCTCACCTTCGTGCTCGCCTTCAGCGTGTTCCCGTCGGCCACGCTGGTCGGCGACCCCAGCGGGTCCACGCGCGTGCTCGCCGTGGTCGCCTACCGCTTCTTCGGGGAGCAGTTCGACTATCCGATGGCCTCGACCGTCGCGATCATGATGGGCCTGGCCGAGCTGATCGTCGTCGCGATCGTGCTGTTCGCACGCTCCTTCCTCTACAAGGGCTCGACAGGGGGCAAGGGCTGA
- a CDS encoding ABC transporter ATP-binding protein: MTTTSGGEFDSLRIENVGRRFGGTTALQGFDLTVQRGEFIALLGPSGCGKSTALNCLAGLLPLTDGQIRVGEQRIDLLPPEKRDFGMVFQSYALFPHLTVAKNVAFGLQMRGVGRSETTRRVTEALRLVRLEDQATKLPGQLSGGQQQRVAIARAIVIEPRVVLMDEPLSNLDAKLRLEMRTEIRRLHQTLGLTTIYVTHDQEEALSLADRLVVLRLGQVQQIGTPQELHDGPANWHVADFMGYRNLIDATVSAERAAADGEGRVRVAAEDMELLGTAVNTVAAGDEVRVAVRPTDLLVQRSDHAGPTAANTIQAEVEVVEYQGREYAVEVRTPGGRALHVRSEHAPEVGSTVLLTVEPSRALVYQRDLDAVAPAEHADAVAS; encoded by the coding sequence ATGACCACGACGTCCGGCGGGGAGTTCGACTCCCTGCGCATCGAGAACGTCGGCCGACGGTTCGGCGGCACCACGGCCCTGCAGGGGTTCGACCTGACCGTGCAGCGCGGGGAGTTCATCGCGCTGCTCGGCCCGTCGGGCTGCGGCAAATCGACCGCCCTGAACTGCCTGGCCGGGCTGCTGCCGCTGACCGACGGTCAGATCCGCGTGGGCGAGCAGCGGATCGACCTCCTCCCGCCGGAGAAGCGCGACTTCGGGATGGTGTTCCAGAGCTACGCCCTGTTCCCGCATCTGACGGTCGCGAAGAACGTGGCCTTCGGGCTGCAGATGCGGGGCGTCGGCCGATCGGAGACCACCCGACGCGTCACCGAGGCGCTGCGCCTGGTGCGGCTCGAGGACCAGGCCACCAAGCTGCCCGGTCAGCTCTCGGGCGGGCAGCAGCAGCGGGTCGCGATCGCTCGCGCGATCGTCATCGAGCCCCGCGTGGTGCTGATGGACGAGCCGCTGTCGAACCTCGATGCGAAGCTGCGGCTGGAGATGCGCACCGAGATCCGGCGTCTGCATCAGACCCTGGGGCTGACCACCATCTACGTCACCCACGACCAGGAGGAGGCGCTGTCGCTCGCCGACCGCCTGGTGGTGCTCCGGCTGGGGCAGGTCCAGCAGATCGGGACGCCGCAGGAGCTGCACGACGGGCCGGCCAACTGGCACGTCGCCGACTTCATGGGCTACCGCAACCTCATCGACGCCACGGTCTCCGCCGAGCGCGCCGCAGCGGACGGGGAGGGGCGCGTGCGGGTCGCGGCCGAGGACATGGAGCTGCTGGGCACCGCCGTGAACACGGTGGCGGCCGGTGACGAGGTGCGGGTCGCCGTGCGGCCCACCGACCTCCTCGTCCAGCGGAGCGACCACGCGGGCCCGACGGCGGCCAACACCATCCAGGCCGAGGTCGAGGTCGTCGAGTACCAGGGCCGGGAGTACGCCGTCGAGGTCCGCACGCCGGGCGGCCGGGCCCTGCACGTGCGGTCCGAGCACGCCCCCGAGGTGGGGTCGACGGTGCTGCTGACGGTGGAGCCGTCGCGGGCGCTGGTCTACCAGCGCGATCTCGACGCGGTCGCCCCGGCGGAGCACGCCGACGCGGTGGCGTCATGA
- a CDS encoding ABC transporter permease — protein MTTQDTNRSTPQEVPVGAEDSALPVPEPPSRQRGDDRIPGDKSLSAQPSTWLAWAGIAAFLVFLLGILISVVIDSFGRAWYDDWLPTGFTPSWYGQAWARFELTHVIAVTLVVAFSVVVLSVLIGVPASYVLARHQFPFKKAVTALFLLPVIIPPITFGIPLATVIYNVGLGRTVLAVILVNLVPSVPFVIITMTPFIEQINPAIENAARMSGARMRHVFLRILGPMLVPGILAAAILVLVRTVGMFELTYLVSGPGTETLVVTIFRAMTSAGGSEPRPLVSAMAFVYTAMMLVTLIIALRFVNPTQLVARVGDTDD, from the coding sequence ATGACCACCCAGGACACGAACCGTTCCACGCCGCAGGAGGTCCCGGTCGGCGCCGAGGACTCCGCGCTGCCGGTCCCGGAGCCGCCGAGCAGGCAGCGCGGCGACGACCGGATCCCGGGCGACAAGTCCCTGTCGGCCCAGCCCAGCACCTGGCTGGCCTGGGCGGGCATCGCCGCCTTCCTGGTGTTCCTGCTGGGGATCCTGATCAGCGTCGTGATCGATTCCTTCGGTCGCGCCTGGTACGACGACTGGCTGCCGACGGGGTTCACCCCCAGCTGGTACGGCCAGGCGTGGGCCCGCTTCGAGCTCACCCACGTCATCGCCGTCACCCTGGTGGTCGCCTTCTCCGTGGTGGTGCTGTCGGTGCTGATCGGCGTGCCCGCCTCCTATGTGCTCGCCCGGCACCAGTTCCCGTTCAAGAAGGCCGTCACCGCGCTGTTCCTGCTGCCGGTGATCATCCCGCCGATCACCTTCGGCATCCCGCTGGCCACCGTGATCTACAACGTCGGGCTGGGCCGGACCGTGCTGGCGGTGATCCTGGTGAACCTGGTGCCCTCGGTGCCGTTCGTGATCATCACGATGACGCCGTTCATCGAGCAGATCAATCCGGCGATCGAGAACGCCGCGCGGATGAGCGGTGCCCGGATGCGGCACGTGTTCCTGCGGATCCTCGGCCCGATGCTGGTGCCCGGCATCCTCGCCGCCGCGATCCTGGTGCTGGTGCGCACGGTGGGCATGTTCGAGCTGACCTATCTCGTCTCCGGGCCGGGGACCGAGACGCTGGTGGTGACGATCTTCCGCGCCATGACGTCGGCGGGAGGCTCCGAGCCGCGACCGCTGGTCTCGGCGATGGCCTTCGTGTACACGGCGATGATGCTGGTGACGCTGATCATCGCGCTGCGCTTCGTGAACCCGACTCAGCTGGTCGCGCGGGTCGGCGACACGGACGACTGA
- a CDS encoding phosphotransferase, producing the protein MAMHLGQLELTRQDAQRLIGRALARLGLPAASCIVPLVGAGTTSHVLRVGPDLLARFPLTGEDAGQERASLTVEHAAMEEFARCSPVPAPRPVVIGEGDATYPLPFSVQTWVEGEIATPTSVARSGAFAADLADLIRALRAVDPRGRTFTGEGRGGSLPDHDPWIAECLDRSEGLLPVPELRTLWKRLRGLPHESADVMSHTDLIPGNLLVDDQHLVGVLDTGGFRPADPALDLVAAWHLLEDDSRDVLRSRLDVPELDWRRGAAWAFAQAIGLVWYYEQTNPVMSALGRSTLRRLLGAGEDLRG; encoded by the coding sequence ATGGCCATGCACCTCGGACAGCTCGAGCTCACGAGGCAGGATGCACAGCGGCTGATCGGCCGTGCCCTGGCCCGTCTCGGCCTGCCTGCGGCGTCGTGCATCGTCCCGCTCGTCGGCGCGGGCACGACCAGTCATGTGCTGCGGGTGGGGCCCGACCTGCTCGCCCGGTTCCCGCTCACCGGGGAGGACGCGGGCCAGGAACGTGCGTCCCTGACGGTGGAGCATGCCGCCATGGAGGAGTTCGCACGGTGCTCCCCCGTGCCCGCGCCGCGGCCCGTCGTGATCGGCGAGGGCGATGCCACATATCCCCTCCCCTTCTCGGTGCAGACCTGGGTCGAGGGGGAGATCGCCACACCCACGTCGGTCGCCCGGTCCGGCGCGTTCGCCGCGGACCTCGCCGACCTGATCCGCGCCCTCCGGGCCGTCGACCCCCGGGGCCGCACCTTCACCGGCGAGGGCCGCGGGGGCTCCCTGCCCGACCACGATCCGTGGATCGCCGAGTGCCTGGACCGCAGCGAGGGTCTCCTGCCGGTCCCGGAGCTGCGCACCCTGTGGAAGAGGCTGCGCGGTCTGCCGCACGAGAGCGCCGACGTCATGAGCCACACGGACCTGATTCCCGGGAACCTCCTGGTCGACGACCAGCACCTGGTGGGTGTCCTGGACACGGGCGGTTTCCGCCCCGCCGATCCTGCTCTGGACCTCGTGGCCGCCTGGCACCTGCTGGAGGACGACTCCCGGGACGTTCTGCGTTCCCGTCTCGACGTGCCCGAGCTGGACTGGCGGCGGGGAGCCGCCTGGGCCTTCGCGCAGGCCATCGGCCTGGTCTGGTACTACGAGCAGACCAATCCGGTCATGAGCGCTCTGGGCCGCAGCACGCTGCGGCGCCTGCTCGGCGCGGGCGAGGACCTGCGGGGGTGA
- a CDS encoding extracellular solute-binding protein: protein MTSISRRPITRRAATTGIVAAGVVGLAACTAPGEGGDSSEPAPAEDVPETPSEAVTLNIFDVAGGQKELGPMIEKWAEDNPEIISSVGFESGDAPSLVGQIKPQVDSGRLEVDMVLTGNDGLSAGIGSDLWVPLIESYGDRLSNQDTYLEPAAAMQELASGYGAVVSYYPSGPLLQYNPEKVEEVPTTPEDLLAWAEAHPGKFGYARPANSGPGRTFLMGLPYILGDSDPKDPENGWEKTWEYLKNIGQYIDSYPSGTGQVISNMADGTWDLIPTTTGWDINPRATGQLPAEFEAAPFDEFTWVTDAHYAVVPAGQTADKISAILNLLNGMLEPEYNAMAYDEGYFYPGPAVEGATLDLAPESSQKVVEEFGRDWYDELIESAPKETPLEPDLMVTAFDLWDRQVGSEG, encoded by the coding sequence ATGACCAGCATCTCCCGCCGGCCCATCACCCGTCGCGCAGCGACCACCGGCATCGTCGCCGCCGGCGTCGTCGGCCTCGCCGCCTGCACTGCACCCGGCGAGGGAGGGGACAGCTCCGAGCCGGCACCGGCCGAGGACGTCCCCGAGACCCCGTCCGAGGCGGTCACCCTGAACATCTTCGACGTCGCCGGCGGCCAGAAGGAGCTCGGCCCCATGATCGAGAAGTGGGCCGAGGACAACCCCGAGATCATCTCCTCGGTCGGCTTCGAATCCGGTGACGCGCCGTCCTTGGTCGGCCAGATCAAGCCGCAGGTCGACAGCGGCCGCCTCGAGGTCGACATGGTGCTGACCGGCAACGACGGCCTGTCGGCCGGGATCGGCTCGGACTTGTGGGTCCCGCTGATCGAGTCCTACGGCGATCGCCTGAGCAACCAGGACACCTACCTCGAGCCGGCCGCCGCCATGCAGGAGCTCGCCTCCGGCTACGGCGCCGTGGTCTCGTACTACCCCTCCGGCCCGCTGCTGCAGTACAACCCGGAGAAGGTCGAGGAGGTCCCGACCACCCCGGAGGATCTGCTGGCCTGGGCCGAGGCGCACCCCGGCAAGTTCGGCTACGCCCGCCCCGCCAACTCCGGGCCCGGGCGCACCTTCCTCATGGGCCTGCCGTACATCCTCGGCGACTCCGATCCCAAGGATCCCGAGAACGGGTGGGAGAAGACCTGGGAGTACCTCAAGAACATCGGCCAGTACATCGACAGCTACCCCAGCGGCACCGGCCAGGTCATCTCCAACATGGCCGACGGCACCTGGGACCTGATCCCCACCACCACCGGCTGGGACATCAACCCGCGTGCCACCGGGCAGCTGCCCGCGGAGTTCGAGGCCGCGCCCTTCGATGAGTTCACCTGGGTCACCGACGCCCACTACGCCGTGGTCCCCGCCGGACAGACCGCAGACAAGATCTCCGCGATCCTCAACCTCCTCAACGGCATGCTCGAGCCCGAGTACAACGCCATGGCCTACGACGAGGGCTACTTCTACCCCGGCCCGGCCGTCGAGGGCGCGACCCTCGACCTCGCGCCCGAGTCCAGCCAGAAGGTGGTCGAGGAGTTCGGCCGCGACTGGTACGACGAGCTGATCGAGTCCGCCCCGAAGGAGACGCCGCTGGAGCCGGACCTGATGGTCACCGCCTTCGACCTCTGGGACCGCCAGGTCGGCAGCGAGGGCTGA